From the genome of Geoglobus ahangari, one region includes:
- a CDS encoding 30S ribosomal protein S3ae — translation MARRKRQTRVKDKWTMKKWFTLIAPEYFGMAEVGYTPADDESKVVGRTVEVTLAELTNDYSNQNPYKKLVFKVFRVAGENAYTKFHRFELTRDYLNSLTRRRTSKIEDIVDVQTADGYVLRVKSVAFTVKRCQSSQKRAIRKVMNEIVKENAKKSNFVQFLQEAILGKIPAEIYRSAKKIYPLRRVEIRKIEVLREPKEIVEERALAKAEEKVEAEA, via the coding sequence ATGGCGAGGAGAAAGAGGCAGACAAGGGTTAAGGACAAGTGGACGATGAAGAAGTGGTTCACACTCATCGCTCCTGAGTACTTCGGCATGGCGGAGGTAGGGTACACTCCCGCAGACGACGAGAGCAAGGTTGTTGGGAGAACCGTGGAGGTGACGCTCGCCGAGCTCACCAACGACTACTCCAACCAGAACCCCTACAAGAAGCTGGTGTTCAAGGTCTTCAGGGTTGCTGGGGAGAACGCCTACACGAAGTTCCACAGGTTCGAGCTCACCAGAGATTACCTGAACAGCCTCACGAGGAGGAGGACGAGCAAGATCGAGGACATTGTGGACGTGCAGACCGCAGACGGCTACGTGCTTAGAGTCAAGAGCGTGGCCTTCACTGTAAAGAGGTGCCAGAGCTCCCAGAAGAGGGCGATAAGAAAGGTCATGAACGAGATAGTGAAGGAGAATGCCAAGAAGAGCAACTTCGTCCAGTTCCTGCAGGAGGCAATACTGGGCAAGATACCTGCCGAGATCTACAGGAGCGCTAAGAAGATCTACCCGCTCAGGAGGGTAGAGATCAGGAAGATAGAGGTTCTCAGAGAGCCGAAGGAGATTGTGGAGGAGAGGGCTCTCGCAAAGGCTGAAGAGAAGGTTGAGGCCGAGGCCTGA
- a CDS encoding EMC6-like membrane protein: protein MMEKNDLKTFLPLLMGVIAGIVSYIITGDMRSRDPFGILVLVMMIYLHKFILPKFGLTIETKDWLGISFLTLATWYISWTLLLNS, encoded by the coding sequence ATGATGGAGAAGAACGACTTGAAAACTTTCCTACCACTTCTCATGGGTGTAATCGCCGGGATAGTCTCCTACATCATTACAGGAGACATGAGGAGCAGGGACCCGTTCGGAATACTCGTCCTCGTCATGATGATCTACCTCCACAAGTTCATCCTGCCGAAATTTGGGCTGACCATAGAGACTAAGGACTGGCTGGGAATAAGCTTCCTGACCCTCGCGACGTGGTACATCTCCTGGACGCTCCTTCTGAACTCTTAG
- a CDS encoding ribosome biogenesis/translation initiation ATPase RLI, with protein sequence MSLRIAVVDRERCQPKKCSQECLKYCPKVRTGDETIVIEEKAIISEELCVGCGICVKKCPFNAITIVGLPEQLEGQEVHRYGKNGFVLYNLPIPRKGHVVGLLGPNGTGKSTAVKILSGQLKPNLGKEDASWDEILDRFQGTELFDYMKAIADGNIRVSVKPQYIEAIPKVYRGKVRELLERVDERNALDEYVEKLNLRNAINRDIKDLSGGELQRVAILACLLRDADFYFLDEITSYLDIYQRIEAAKVIREVAERSPILIVEHDLAILDMLADYVHISYGEPAVYGVITNAKGVRVGINQYLRGYLAEENIRIREKEIEFEIFQPTESEIEDVLVEYPAFRKTFEGFILEADSGDIKRGEVIGVLGPNATGKSTFVKVLAGVLEDDEKKVDLDIKVSYKPQYVKADISMPVGMFLRSINPMVESSYYKTEFIKPLQLEKLMEKNLDELSGGELQRVAILACLLRDADLYLLDEPSAHLDVEQRTEVARIIKRFAMNNSKSVLVVDHDIYLVDMLSDRVMVFEGEPGKRGRARRPMNLRDGMNLFLKNLDITFRRDEETKRPRVNKPGSRLDREQKAAGEYYYYVRE encoded by the coding sequence ATGTCCCTCAGAATCGCTGTTGTTGACAGGGAGCGCTGCCAGCCGAAGAAGTGCAGCCAGGAGTGCCTGAAGTACTGCCCGAAGGTCAGGACTGGAGATGAGACGATAGTAATTGAGGAGAAAGCCATCATCAGCGAGGAGCTCTGTGTTGGCTGCGGCATCTGTGTCAAGAAGTGCCCGTTCAATGCCATAACGATAGTCGGCCTGCCCGAGCAGCTTGAGGGGCAGGAGGTTCACAGGTACGGTAAGAACGGCTTCGTGCTCTACAACCTCCCGATACCGAGGAAGGGTCACGTTGTGGGCCTTCTCGGGCCTAACGGGACTGGGAAGAGCACGGCCGTCAAGATCCTCTCCGGACAGCTCAAACCAAACCTCGGAAAGGAGGATGCGAGCTGGGACGAGATTCTCGACAGGTTTCAGGGAACCGAGCTGTTCGACTACATGAAAGCTATAGCGGACGGGAACATCAGGGTTAGCGTGAAGCCCCAGTACATCGAGGCGATTCCGAAGGTCTACAGGGGAAAGGTCAGGGAGCTGCTGGAGAGGGTGGATGAGAGGAACGCCCTAGACGAGTACGTGGAGAAGCTCAACTTAAGGAATGCCATCAACAGAGACATCAAGGATCTTAGCGGAGGAGAGCTGCAGAGGGTTGCCATACTCGCATGCCTTCTTAGAGATGCGGACTTCTACTTCCTCGACGAGATCACGTCCTACCTCGACATCTACCAGAGGATAGAGGCTGCCAAGGTAATCAGAGAGGTTGCGGAGAGGAGCCCGATACTAATAGTCGAGCACGACCTCGCGATCCTCGACATGCTCGCCGACTACGTGCACATAAGCTACGGTGAGCCTGCAGTTTACGGTGTGATAACCAACGCCAAGGGCGTGAGAGTTGGCATAAACCAGTACCTGAGGGGCTACCTTGCTGAGGAGAACATAAGGATAAGGGAGAAGGAGATAGAGTTCGAAATTTTCCAGCCGACTGAGAGCGAGATAGAGGACGTGCTCGTCGAGTATCCGGCGTTCAGAAAGACCTTCGAGGGCTTTATCCTTGAAGCGGACAGCGGGGACATAAAGAGAGGGGAGGTTATAGGGGTTCTCGGCCCAAATGCTACGGGCAAGAGCACGTTCGTCAAGGTTCTCGCAGGAGTGCTGGAGGATGATGAGAAGAAGGTCGACCTCGACATAAAGGTCTCCTACAAGCCCCAGTATGTTAAGGCAGACATAAGCATGCCCGTCGGCATGTTCCTGAGGAGCATAAACCCGATGGTGGAGTCTTCATATTATAAGACCGAGTTCATAAAGCCACTGCAGCTTGAGAAGCTCATGGAGAAGAATCTGGACGAGCTTAGCGGAGGAGAGCTGCAGAGGGTTGCAATTCTCGCGTGTCTTCTGAGGGACGCGGATCTTTACCTTCTCGACGAGCCCTCAGCCCACCTCGACGTTGAGCAGCGAACGGAGGTGGCGAGGATAATCAAGAGGTTCGCGATGAACAACTCCAAGTCTGTGCTCGTGGTGGACCACGACATCTACCTCGTGGACATGCTGTCCGACAGGGTTATGGTCTTTGAGGGGGAGCCGGGAAAGAGAGGAAGGGCGAGGAGGCCGATGAACCTCAGGGACGGAATGAACCTCTTCCTGAAGAATCTGGACATAACCTTCAGGAGGGATGAGGAGACCAAGAGGCCGAGGGTGAACAAGCCCGGCTCAAGGCTCGACAGAGAACAGAAGGCTGCAGGAGAGTACTATTACTATGTGAGAGAGTGA